The Chitinophaga niabensis genome segment CCTTTAAGTTCGGCACAGTGCAGAATCCCAATAACCGGCATCCCTGGCATCGTTCAGAATACCAGGGCGGCAAGAGCTTTTACATGAGCCAGTCGCTGATAGACCTGTTGTTCAATAACGATGATCCCCGCCTGCGTTATTATATCTCCCGGCAGAACACTACGGCTGGTTTGAACAATTCAAATAACAGCAACGGTTATTATGGACGTAACCCGGGTGATGGTACCGCTTCTCCCGCAGACCAAAGCCGCCGTTCTTCTTTTGGGATCTATCCTGCGGGCGGCCGGTTTGATAATGCAGCCATTAATAACCTGCCTCCTGCCAATCTCTACCTCACTAACACAGGCGCTACGGGCACAGCTAAAGTGCTGGCTGTAACTGATGGTACAGGAGCAGGCATTATGCCCATGATCACGTATGCCATGGTAAAGTTCATTCGTGCTGAAGCGGCATTAACATTGGCCACAGGAGATGACGCCAGGATAAGTTTCAGGGATGGTATTACAGCACATCTGAGCAGTATGAGCTCCTATGCTGCAGCCAACGGAGGGAATGCACTGGCACAAACAGCTATCGATGCTTTTGCCGCCCGCCTGGTAGCCCAATACGATGCAGCAGATGATGCAGGTAAGCTCAACCTGGTGATGACGCAGAAATACATTGCACAATATGGTAACGGTATGGAAACCTATTCAGATTACCGCCGCACAGGTTTACCTGTTCTGCGTACACCATTATCACCACTGAATACTTTCCCCCTGCGCCTCTACTATTCTGAAGCAGAACTAACGGCCAACACCAATTTAGGTGCTGATCCCGGTCAGCTGCAACTCGCACAGCAAACTACTCCTGTATTCTGGGACAAATAAAACCAACATCATGATGAAACCAATAATATACCTGGCCACTATTATGATCGTAATGATATCTTCCTGTAAAAAAGCACATTACGAATGGGAGAACTATCAATACACCGCAGTGCCTACCGTTAAGATCGATACAACCAAGTCTGCCCTGCCTACTTTTCAAAATGCAAAGGTGGTATTCTTTAATCTCAACGATCCCAACCTGGCAAATGAGCAATTTGCATTTGAGTTGAACTGGGAAGGGTTTGGCAGAGAAGAAGTAGCCTCTATAGAAGTGTATGCCAGCTTCAACAAAGCAGAAGCCAGCGTACCGGCCTATCCCCTGGTGATCTCCTACCCCGGCAACCTGTACCCTAACATTGCGCAGTTCCCTTTACCCAGCATTGTAGGAGCAGGCGACATACTGCATGAAACGGTGACCGCTTTCCCTAAAAGCTATTCCTTCACAGCAGCACAGCTGGCCGCCATTACCAATGTAAACCTGGCGAATGTGGCGATAAATGACTATTTTCTTTTTAAATTCATCCTCAACCTGAAGGACGGCCGAAGGATAGTGACCTTTTTCAATAATATAGCTGATGAAGCCCGCGGGGAACCAGGTGATTGCCGCACCGGCGCAAGGTTTAAGAGAGCTTAAAAATACAATAAATACTTATGATGTATAAATTCTATCGCATGTTGATCCTGTTGTTACTCATGGTAACAATAGCCTGGGCACAAACCGTTCCCTCTCCAAAAGAGCACTTCGGATTTAATATCGGGGACGATTATAAACTGGCCACCTACACGCAAACAGAAGCGTACTTTAAAAAACTCGCCACTTCCAACCGTACCAAACTGGTGGATATCGGTTTAACCGAAGAAGGAAGGCATCAGTATATGCTGATCATTTCAGACCCGGAGAACCTTTCAAAACTGGAGCGCTACAGGGAGATCTCTCAAAAGCTGGCACATGCGGAAGGATTAACGGACGAAGAAGCACGCAACCTGGCAGCAGAAGGGAAAGCAGTAGTATGGATAGATGGCGGCCTGCATGCAACAGAAGTAGTAGGTACCCATCAGCTGATCGAAAGCATGTACCAGCTGGTAAGCCGCAATGACCAGGAAACAAAAGATATCCTGAAGAACGTGATCATCCTGATGACACATGCTAATCCTGACGGGCAGGAGATTGTATCCAACTGGTATATGCGGGAAAGTGATGTAAAGAAACGCGCGCTGAACATCCCGAAAGTTTACAACAAATACGTAGGCCATGATAATAACCGGGATTTTTATATGATGAATATGAAAGAGAGCCAGAACATCAGCCGGCAGTTATTTGTAGAATGGATCCCGCAGATCATGTACAACCATCATCAGCGTGGCCCCGCAGGTTCTGTACTCGCAGGCCCTCCCTATCGTGATCCTTTCAACTATGTGTTTGACCCGCTGATCATGACCACTACAGATGCAGTAGGTGCTGCAATGAATAACAGGTTGAATGTGGAAGGCAAACCCGGTTATACTGAACGGGAAGGCTCTCAGTTCTCCACCTGGTGGAATGGAGGTTTACGTACAACTCCTTACTTTCATAATATGGTTGGAATTCTAACGGAGATCATTGGCGGCCCTACACCGGAAAATGTTCCGCTGGTACCGGAAAGGCTCATCCCCAAAGGCTCCACTCCTAACCCGGTTGTTCCGCAGGTATGGCATTTCCGCCAGTCCATTGATTATTGCATATCCCTCAACTATGCCGTGCTGGACTATGCAGCCCGCTATCGCAGCAGCCTCCTGTACAACATTTATAAGATGGGTAAGAACGGAATAGAACGCGGCAGCAAAGATAACTGGACCTTCTATCCTAAATATGCGGAGATGATCAAAACCTCCAACAAGGCAGCAGACAGCAGCAAAACAGAATCCGCGACGGGTGAAGGAGGAGAAAGTGAATTCTCTTTTGGCAGGGAAGATACCACCAGCACTAAGTTCTTTGATGCCGTACTAAAGAACCCTTTATACCGCGATGCCCGTGGTTATGTGATCCCGGCAGACCAGGCAGATTTTCCAACGGCCGTCAAATTTATCAATGCATTGAGCCGTTCAGGCATTACCATCCATAAATCCACTACCGCCTTCACCATTGGCGGCAAAAATTACCCGGCAGGTTCCT includes the following:
- a CDS encoding SusD/RagB family nutrient-binding outer membrane lipoprotein, yielding MRLKHITQVIGIAALLSVAGGCSKFVDINSDPNNPTTAQLSLLLPSTEISLVGNMYALNSGTATFVQHTIFTNGLSRYQQQGTSFDDPWTGFYTQTLNDLQSIITSGAAQDQWGYVGIARLEKAYLVTLMVDMWGDIPYSEGTEEGPVNVSPPFLKGADIYEKCLVLIDSALANLNSVAGTSLVPATADPIYAGSKTAWISMGRSLQLKLYNGIRLVDPTRSANAIKALLTDPSKLISSNTADFTFKFGTVQNPNNRHPWHRSEYQGGKSFYMSQSLIDLLFNNDDPRLRYYISRQNTTAGLNNSNNSNGYYGRNPGDGTASPADQSRRSSFGIYPAGGRFDNAAINNLPPANLYLTNTGATGTAKVLAVTDGTGAGIMPMITYAMVKFIRAEAALTLATGDDARISFRDGITAHLSSMSSYAAANGGNALAQTAIDAFAARLVAQYDAADDAGKLNLVMTQKYIAQYGNGMETYSDYRRTGLPVLRTPLSPLNTFPLRLYYSEAELTANTNLGADPGQLQLAQQTTPVFWDK
- a CDS encoding M14 family metallopeptidase; this translates as MMYKFYRMLILLLLMVTIAWAQTVPSPKEHFGFNIGDDYKLATYTQTEAYFKKLATSNRTKLVDIGLTEEGRHQYMLIISDPENLSKLERYREISQKLAHAEGLTDEEARNLAAEGKAVVWIDGGLHATEVVGTHQLIESMYQLVSRNDQETKDILKNVIILMTHANPDGQEIVSNWYMRESDVKKRALNIPKVYNKYVGHDNNRDFYMMNMKESQNISRQLFVEWIPQIMYNHHQRGPAGSVLAGPPYRDPFNYVFDPLIMTTTDAVGAAMNNRLNVEGKPGYTEREGSQFSTWWNGGLRTTPYFHNMVGILTEIIGGPTPENVPLVPERLIPKGSTPNPVVPQVWHFRQSIDYCISLNYAVLDYAARYRSSLLYNIYKMGKNGIERGSKDNWTFYPKYAEMIKTSNKAADSSKTESATGEGGESEFSFGREDTTSTKFFDAVLKNPLYRDARGYVIPADQADFPTAVKFINALSRSGITIHKSTTAFTIGGKNYPAGSYVVKTAQAFRPHVIDMFEPQDHPNDFAYAGGPPIRPYDAAGWTLAFQMGVQFDRILDPFNGPFVQLPYGQIETPPQQTIATAKAGYLISPKINNAFLAVNDLLKAGIKVFRVTTAAGAFYVPASAKAQNILQQNNIVVSSLAKKPDGLTAISPMRIAIFDNYGGSMPAGWTRWLFEQFNFSYEMIYPKTIDSGDLHKKFDMIIFTAGAIPDTGKPRAGAARGRGGSQPKAADIPAEYRPWLGRINADTSIPQLKRFLEEGGQVVTIGSSTNLVYHLKLPVTNALTEKERPLANTKYYIPGSLLIADLDTTAPANYGMPAKSDVYFDRSPVFKFKDGANLQKLIWFSSETPLHSGWAWGQKYLKDGIAAFVAPIGKGKLYAFGPEITFRAQSHGTFKLLFNQLYQTK